CTTTACACGTTTGAGGGGCTGAAGCGCGTCCCCTGCGACCGCGCCTACGCCGGGGACATCATCACCGTCGCCGGGATTCCCGACATCAACATCGGCGAAACCATCGCCGACGCCGAACAGCCGAAGGCGCTGCCCTTGATTCAGATTGACGAACCGACCATTTCGATGGTGTTCGGCGTCAACACATCGCCGTTCGCTGGCCGCGAAGGCAAGTATGTGACCTCGCGCCAAATCCGCGAGCGGTTAGATAAGGAACTGCTGGGCAACGTCTCAATTCGGGTTGAGGAGACCGATTCACCGGACGCTTTCAAAGTGACTGGTCGCGGCGAGTTGCAACTGGCGATTCTCATTGAGCAAATGCGGCGGGAAGGTTTCGAACTGCAAGTTTCGAAGCCGGAAGTCGTAACGCGCATGGAAAACGGCGTCCTCAAAGAACCGATTGAGTTAGCCGTCGTGGATTGCCCAGATACGTTTGTCGGCATCGTCACCGAAGCGATGGGCCGGCGGCGCGGTGTGATGACAAAGATGATCAATCACGGGACGGGCCGCGTGCGCATGGAGTTTGAAGTACCGTCGCGCGGTCTCATCGGCTTTCGTTCGGAGTTTCTGACCGGCACGAAGGGGACGGGGTTACTCAATACGATGTTTCTCCGGTGGGACAACTGGCTGGGGCCGATCCCCTCGCGGCTCAACGGCGTGCTGGTGGCGGATCGCGCGGGCGAGGCGACGGCGTATGCGCTCTACAACTTGCAGGAGCGTGGCGAGATGTTCGTCAAGCCCGGTACGCCCGTTTATGAGGGGATGATCGTCGGAGAGAACTCGCGTGAAAACGACTTGGATGTAAACGTCGTCCGTGAAAAGAAGCTCACCAACATGCGCGCGTCAACGGCGGATGAAGGGATTCGCCTTGTTCCAGCGCGCGAGCTTTCACTGGAGCAAGCGCTGGAGTTTATCGCCGACGACGAACTGGTTGAAGTGACGCCGACGGCGATTCGCCTGCGCAAGCGGGTGCTAGCCGCCAACCAGCGTCCCAAGCGCAAAGCGTGACGCACATAAAGCACGACGGGCGCGCCCAGCCCTGCCCCCTTGCAGGCGGTTTGCGCCTTCTCCGCAGGCTGTCGGAAAAAAGCCCTTGTCGCCCGCACTCATCGCTAAACATCTAACGTACCAGTACCCAAGCGCGTCTCCGGGCGGCCTGCCGCTGGTCGTCTTTGAACGGCTGTCGTGGTCGGTTGAGCCGGGGATTTCAGCGGCGATTGTCGGCGCGTCGGGTGTGGGGAAATCCACATTGCTGCATGTTTTAGGCGGGTTGGACGCCCCGACAGCGGGCGAGGTGCTGATTGGCGGCGTGTCGCTCTGGGCGTTGTCGCCGACGGCGCGCGCGCGCTTCCGCAACCAGACCATTGGTTTTGTCTTCCAGTTTCATCATTTGCTGCCGGAGTTGACGGCGCTGGAAAATGTCGCGCTGCCGATGCGTATTGCTGGCGTACGCGCGGCGGAGAGTCGCCGTCGGGCGGCGGCGCTGCTGGAGCGGGTCGGCTTGGGCGACCGTCAGCGTCATTTCCCAACGGAGCTTTCAGGCGGCGAGAGTCAGCGCGTAGCGTTGGCGCGGGCGCTAGCCAACCAGCCGCCACTGCTGCTGGCGGATGAACCAACGGGCAACCTTGATGAGCAAACGGCAGCCGACGTACTGGCGCTGCTGCGCCAACTACAACGGGAATCCGGCATGACGCTGATTTTGGTGACCCATGACCTGAAGTCGGCTGCGGCCTGTGACGTGGTATGGCGGCTGGAACACCGCCGACTCAGCCCAGTTGCAGAACCGGCGCTGAGGATGGAAGGAGCTTCGCACGTGAGCCGGCGGTAGGCGTGAGTCGCTGTTGGCGGACAATGCAGGGGGCAGGGACGAGAACCCACTGGAAGGCGGGCGCAACCGGGGCCGCAACATAGCGCTATTGTGGCGGCCTACTCCGGCGACGGCACATGCCGTTGTACATCGCCATCTAGACAAGCTGTAGTAAACCGAGTCGAGGAGCGGCAACCCTTCAGGCGGAGGTTTGCTGCGAGGCTTATCGGCGCGGCGCCTCACCCGCGCGCCGCGTAACCAGCCTCTTCCGGTAGGCGCATGATGACCTCGCGCCCAAGCTGAATGTACGCTTGCGCCCCAGCAGCGCGCGTTTTGAGCGTGACGGCCGGCGTCCCAACAGCGAAGGATACCGATAACTCCTCATGACGCGGGATCACCGTGTCGAAAACCAGCCCATTAGGAAAAGCTTCCCGCGCCTGTCGCACGACATCGGCCGAAGTCGCCTGCCGCTCGTCGTACATTGTCAACAGCACGCCTTCAATGCTCAGCCGCGGGTTGTACTGCGCCTTGATCTGGAGGACGCGCCGTAGCATCGGCGGCAAAGTACGCAGGCTCAGCGGCTCGCACTGCACCGGCAAAATCAGGGCGTCAGCCGCCACGATGGCGCTGGTCGTCACCGCGCCCAGCCCGGCTGGCGTATCAAGCAGAATCAGTTGCGGCGTAAAATCCTTGGTCGCCAAGTGCGGCAGCAACCGCGCCAACCACGTCACATCCTGTTCGAAGGTGTGTTCGTACGCCTCAACAGCCTTGTCGTCGCGGAAATGTCCTGAGAGCACGACCGAAAGTTCCGCCCGGTTGGTTAGAATGAGAGCGTCGTGCGGTCGCCGCCCTCGCAACAAAACGTCCTCAAGCGTTGGGCCAGCGTAGTCATCCAGCCCAACGCCAAACCGCACGCCGTTTTGTACGTCCAAATCCACAAGTAGGGTCGGCACGCCCATCGCAGCGACGTAAGCAGCGAGATTGGTGCAGGTCGTCGTTTTCCCGACGCCACCCTTGAGACTGACAACGGCCAACGTTTTCGGCATGAGAAACCTATGGGGTCAGCAGGTCGGCGCTTGGTATGGGCGAACCACGCGCCGGAAGAAGCTCCCGACCGTCTCCCCGTCCAAACCGGGGTATTTGTTGGCAGCGGGTTGGGGCGTAACGCGCAGGGTCAACTCCGCTTGTTCGGCGCGGGTGGCGACCATCTCGCGCACCCCAGCGTCGCCGCCGGATAGGCTGGCGGAAAGCGGCGCGGTGTTAACCGGTGCAGTGGTGTGCGCGAACGGCGTTGGAACAGGGGCGCTTTTGGAGGCGTCCGTTGCATACGCACTCGCCCAAGTCTCCTCTAAGTCGTCGGATAGCACCGGAGCGCTAGTGGTGGACGGCATGGCCAGAATCTGCTGTAAAAGCCGTGCGGCCTGGTCGGTTTCAGTAAAACGCGCCATAGCGGATGCTCTCAGAGAGTGGTTTCATCAGCGAGACGCCGCAGGATGTCACGCGGGTCATGCTGGTAGGTAAGCCAAGCGTAAACCTTCCGAATGATGCTCGCTTCGCCTACCACAAAGCGGCAATAATGCGCATTGACCGCCAGACAGCTAATTTCGACACTTTCCTGCGGGCGTCCCGCGTACTGCGTTGCCGCTTCCGCAAAGAAGCCGGCAAAGAAATCATCCACCGGTGTAGACGCTGACCCTGCGGCGCGCAACGCGGCGGCAATCGGCGAGTTGTAATGGTTGACGATCAGCACCGCTCCAAGCGGCGTCGCGTCAACCCGTCCCCAGCCCGCATCGGCGAACCATTCATCACACCGTCGTAGCCGTGCACTAAGCGGCGCTTGCTCCGGTTGAACCTCTGCATCGGCGGCGCGTTCACGCAGCCACCGGACGCCGGTCAGCCTTCCCAGCCGGTACAGCGCGCCGGCCGCTTCATCGGGCAAGCGCCGCGCCAGTTCGGTGTGAATGGCGACAATCAAATCGGACGGCCACCACAACCGGCGTTGGTTGGTCTCCGGCAATGGGAAGACGACGGGCGCGGTCATACACTCGGCAGGTTGACTTGGGTGTTGTCAGCAATGAGCTTGGCCGCGGAGTAGGCCCTTCGGCGAGCGTGTGAAGTGGAAAATACCACACTCCACAGGCGGGAAACCAAATGGATTGAGCCACGTTGTCATTCAGCCAGCTGTCCAGTCGCAGGCTACGGCGCGTACAGGGCCAAAATGCCACTCGCGCAGGAAAGCGTTGGCCCAGTCCGCACCGGCTTTGGGCGCAAGGAGGGCGTAACCCGGCGAATGCGCCGCGTGATGTTGTTTGTAGGTCGTCACAGCCGGATGGTCAGGGCCGACCTGCGCCTCCGCCAGCCACGGCCGGTAGAGCGCTTCCGCCGTCGCCGTCAGGTAGTCCTGAAACGCCTGCCGCATCACCGGCAGGCAAGACAGGTCGCCGGACGTAAACAACGCCCACGCCTCTCGAATCTCGCCAAACCACGGCGGCGGATCGGGCGCCGGCGGTAGGGCGGTGACATAACTTGCTTGAAGCGGCGTCAAGACTGCGTGCGCGCGCCCACGCAGCGCGTCCGCCCCTCCAATGCATTCCACATCCAACACCAAAATGTGCGCCCGGTTTCCGATGACCACCCACTCGCAGGCGAAGACCGGAAGCAGCGTCGGGCTAGCCGTCGGATAAACCATCAGCGTCGCCACATCCGCCGCAACGGTTTGGATGCGGGCGTAGCGGGCGCACAGCTTCCCCTCGGCGACCTGCCAACCGTCGGCGGTGACGCGCATCAGCCTGTCGCCTTCACCGAAGGTCGCGTAGCGAAAAGCGGCGGGTCGTGCCTCCGGCCGCCACCCAAGGTCGCCTAACCGAGCTTGAGCGTCGGGCAAGGTCCACCCCACGACATCTTTGAACCGAATACCCGTCATACGTTAGGCTCTGCAGCAATACACGACGGCAAAGGCAGGGATGCAACGATGGCGCTTCTGGCTTTTCAAGGGGCGTTTCCGAAGTTGGCGGATGGGGTGTTCGTCGCCCCCTCGGCCGAGGTTATCGGCGATGTCGAACTCGGCACGGACGCCAGCGTTTGGTTCAACTGCACCGTGCGCGGCGATGTCAACGACATTCGCATTGGCGAAGAAACCAACATCCAAGACAACAGCGTTTTGCATGTC
Above is a genomic segment from Chloracidobacterium sp. containing:
- a CDS encoding ABC transporter ATP-binding protein encodes the protein MSPALIAKHLTYQYPSASPGGLPLVVFERLSWSVEPGISAAIVGASGVGKSTLLHVLGGLDAPTAGEVLIGGVSLWALSPTARARFRNQTIGFVFQFHHLLPELTALENVALPMRIAGVRAAESRRRAAALLERVGLGDRQRHFPTELSGGESQRVALARALANQPPLLLADEPTGNLDEQTAADVLALLRQLQRESGMTLILVTHDLKSAAACDVVWRLEHRRLSPVAEPALRMEGASHVSRR
- a CDS encoding ParA family protein, which encodes MPKTLAVVSLKGGVGKTTTCTNLAAYVAAMGVPTLLVDLDVQNGVRFGVGLDDYAGPTLEDVLLRGRRPHDALILTNRAELSVVLSGHFRDDKAVEAYEHTFEQDVTWLARLLPHLATKDFTPQLILLDTPAGLGAVTTSAIVAADALILPVQCEPLSLRTLPPMLRRVLQIKAQYNPRLSIEGVLLTMYDERQATSADVVRQAREAFPNGLVFDTVIPRHEELSVSFAVGTPAVTLKTRAAGAQAYIQLGREVIMRLPEEAGYAARG
- the typA gene encoding translational GTPase TypA; this encodes MRCFSVQGRADIRNVAIIAHVDHGKTTLVDALLRQSGTFRVNEKVTERILDNLDLERERGITIMAKNTAVRYGDVKINIVDTPGHADFGGEVQRVLKMVDGVILLVDASEGPLPQTRYVLSKALELNLRAIVVINKIDRPDARIQEVVNEVYDLFIDLDANEEQIEFPIVYTIGRDGIAKRRPEDEASDLRVLFEQIIATIPPPPDRRHEPLQVLVTNIGYDEYVGRLGIGRIVAGEIAVGQPVTLCKRDGTLEKHRVTQLYTFEGLKRVPCDRAYAGDIITVAGIPDINIGETIADAEQPKALPLIQIDEPTISMVFGVNTSPFAGREGKYVTSRQIRERLDKELLGNVSIRVEETDSPDAFKVTGRGELQLAILIEQMRREGFELQVSKPEVVTRMENGVLKEPIELAVVDCPDTFVGIVTEAMGRRRGVMTKMINHGTGRVRMEFEVPSRGLIGFRSEFLTGTKGTGLLNTMFLRWDNWLGPIPSRLNGVLVADRAGEATAYALYNLQERGEMFVKPGTPVYEGMIVGENSRENDLDVNVVREKKLTNMRASTADEGIRLVPARELSLEQALEFIADDELVEVTPTAIRLRKRVLAANQRPKRKA